A region of the Pelecanus crispus isolate bPelCri1 chromosome 1, bPelCri1.pri, whole genome shotgun sequence genome:
CCTTCACACTGCAAAAGGGgggaacagaaacagaagagagagcGGGGCATGAGTTGATAACCTGAGGAGCTCTAGCGTTTGGCTAAGATTTCTGTGGTGGCACCTTAATCACAGCTAAAACCTAAAGCAAGACAACAGCAACGTACTGCAGGGAATGCCAAGAcccaaacatgttttttttcccctctcatgTAAATAGATCACTTTTCATTAAATGTTACCTGCCTGTGGGAAATCTCACAacttgcagcagcagagaggatcCAGGGTCACCAAAGCAAGTGTTTGGACACATTTAATTTCCATGAAtatttccttctgaagaaagtttattttccCTCCAGCCTCCTTCTTCATAGCGTGGAAGTGATTtctgccacccccccacccccagaaaGTCTTTTCTCATGCCGTCTTCTTCCCAACACCTGCCTAAAGTCTATATCCATGCTTAGACAGGATTTAGCCAACAGTTATTATTAGTGCAGCATTTTGCACTAGCAACTGTGACACATGAAACACTTCACTAAGAAATAAGAGTCCTTTCACTCTTGGAAGAGATAAGTCAAGCAGTCGACGGCAGCATGGGGTGGTACAGCGTGTGCCAGAGAGATGCCACCACTCCATTCACAGTTTGTGGAAAGATGTTCCTGTTCTGGTGCTCCGTCACAGCGGGTGTTTTGAAATAGACAGGCAAACTGTCAAATAACTGGGACATATGTTCATATCTGCAGAGACAATATCCATAAGGATTAAAATGATATAATTGGATTAAATAGTAAATGAAGACAAGTACTCGCtattaaaacaaagacaagTTATTTGTTCCTCTATCACACAAGATATTTTGTTCtatagaaagaaaaacccaatttttattttaatttatttttatttaagatttactttttctttgctggaCCACACAATTTCTTTAGGACATCTTTCCCATTCATTGTCTCCTTgacatctgttaaaaaaaaaagacacagaggCGGACTATGGGTAGTGCAGCTGCTAAAGCTCGGGTAGAACATTTACTGATGTGCAGATGCATGTGTGTCCTTGCTATTGAGTCCTGATTTCATTGCTAACATGTCTACGCAGCTTTTgaggctgagctgcctgcttAGAGAGTGGAGAGAGTTAGTGACTGCTGGAACCTGATTGTGCCTTTGTAGAAATGCAATGGAAACTGATTTTAGAGCTGGTGATACTCACGACTAATCCAACAGTGGAGGAGCCAGAGTGCTTCTGAAATGTGTACTTTCCTATGCATTGCACTGAAATACATCCCTTCAAAAGTATACTGCAGATTTCTACATCTAGGGCAGTCAGTTTAATATCCTTTTATAGTAACCGGAGAGCGATAAGCAAATCTAGGGCACAATTCTTCTCATTTCCATTTACGTGTCTAAAACCACATATGTCTAAAGGCCATATGAATCATGCCTCCCAAAAGCCTTGCTTTTGCCACTGACATTTTCATGTCTAAAAGTTAGAGACAATTAATTCCATCCTGCTTGGCATGCAGAAGTGCTAAGAGCTAATTTAATgatctgagattttttttttttaatgaaaaggaagcaCACCTACAGTGACTCGTCTGGAACAGAAGGGGTGACACTCTCAAAATGAATCTCAAATCAGCATAGTTCATAGGCAGCCGACAAACCACATACAACAAAAATTGCTTCAAAATGTATGAGAAAAAGGGGGAACCCCCTTGGCTTCTTACTGAAGTCAAGGGCAAAAACACATATTTAAGTGTAAGCTATTACAGCAACACTTACCACAACAAACCACTTCTTGTTCCTCTCTTCCCAACTAACTTGTCGTTGGATGTATTACACATGCTATACTTTATGTTATACAGAATATACTTTGATGAGATTGAGTTAGCAGCACAACAGGGAGACTAGCTGATTGCTTCACTCGTTGACTCAAGTCCTCTAGAAAGACAGAGACACTCTTGTTCATGACCAAATCGGAAACATCTCTCCTCAGCTAGTAACAGACTTGTGAATGTAATCACCACTCAATGATTTTGTAATGAACTAATGGTTACTTCTTGTCATTTTTCTGTCCGCTGGTGGTTCCTTTCCTTCGGTGAAGGATGCTGTCGGAAGGTTACCTTTACAGAATCGCCTACCTTTGTGAAGACCTGAACCCTGAGCTCTACAGCAAGAGTTCGGCTGAGGAAGTGGTGTATGAAATGAGGTCCATTAACTGTTCTTCCATGGATGAAGCACAAGGAAAAAGCCTCCTTCAGAGATGCAGATCTGCTGGCAAATGCATTTCCTCCGTCTGCTCTAGAGGTAGCAAGCACAGCAGAAGGCAGAAGGATAATCCCCTACAGCCTGCACAGCACCCAGCTCCCGAAGGGCAGCCGTCTCCAGCTATGCATGTCTCTGAGGGGCTGACAAGAAAAGACACCTACCTGGTTCCATCTTCCTGCAAAAGCATCTGCAAGAACTACAACGATCTGCATATAGCCGGGGACTATGTGGTGCCGATTAGCTCAGTCACGACAGATTTTACCTGCGACAGCGGCATAGGCCCCTTCTTGGAGTCCTCAGAGATTCCTCCCCCCATGGAGTCCGTGAGGGTCCCGCCCAGTGACACCGGCCGCAAGCCAGTCCAAGGCTACTCCTCGTGCTGGCGGCTGGCAAGCTTAGTGCCCCACCAGCAGCCCCTCTCTGACTCAGCCCTGAATGACTACCTTGAACAGAAGCTGGTGGAACTGTATAAGCAGTACATTATGGATAGCACAGCAAACAGGGCATCCCCCACTCAGATCCTGGCCTCGGAGCTTATCATGACTAACGTAGATCAAATCAGCATGCAGATATCACGGGAGAGGAATATGGAGACCACCAAAGCCAAAGACATTGTCATTAGCCGCTTCTTACAAATAGCCAGTGAAAAAATATCCTCAGAAATTAGCACACCTAGTCTGCACATTTCCCAATGTAGCCACGCTAATGCGTAGTATTTGAATGACTGCCATTAGAAAGCTTTTATGTTCCGCAAAGTCAGTTTCTTAggatatttttctgcttcataaaaatgcttttaccaTCTACCACTTAAATTAAACCTTCCAGTACATATTAAATAAGTAATAATATTTGTACTATGCAGCCCCTATTGTGGACCAGATGatatattttttgtaaaaaaaaaagaagttttgccCCAAAGGTTTACTTTAGTGACCCTCAGTCATTAAAAAAGTTTTGTAGAAAAATGGCTAAGAGGATATGACACTCTTCAAGGTGCTTaggtgtttgctttcttccccatGTGCTTCACATCTCATTTCAACTTTCCTCTGTCTGGAGTCTGCCATCCTGCCCCAGGTCTGTATGAAGTGAACGCTTATACCCACGCAAGCACAAGCACAGTGATTGCAGaaccacagaaatgcagaatttagGACGTCATCTAGTTCATCTCCCTGCTCCAAATGGCTTTACTTATGACATCCCTCACAGAAGTTTTTGTAATTTGTTCTTAAAGATATCAAGGGATAGACACTTTATGGTTTCTTCTGTATTAACCCTAATT
Encoded here:
- the TASL gene encoding TLR adapter interacting with SLC15A4 on the lysosome, with protein sequence MLSEGYLYRIAYLCEDLNPELYSKSSAEEVVYEMRSINCSSMDEAQGKSLLQRCRSAGKCISSVCSRGSKHSRRQKDNPLQPAQHPAPEGQPSPAMHVSEGLTRKDTYLVPSSCKSICKNYNDLHIAGDYVVPISSVTTDFTCDSGIGPFLESSEIPPPMESVRVPPSDTGRKPVQGYSSCWRLASLVPHQQPLSDSALNDYLEQKLVELYKQYIMDSTANRASPTQILASELIMTNVDQISMQISRERNMETTKAKDIVISRFLQIASEKISSEISTPSLHISQCSHANA